In the Streptomyces sp. NBC_00193 genome, CAGGAGTCCATCGGGATGGACTGGCCCGTGTAGATGGGCCAGAAATAGATGAAGTTCCACACGATCAGGAGCACCAGGACGCCCGCCGCCACCGACCCCAGGGCGCGGCGGCGTTCCGAGGAGCCCGCCGGGCCCAGGAGGGCGCCGATCATCATGGCCACCGCCAGGCACAGGTACGGGACGAAGACCACGGCGTAGAAGAAGAAGATGGTCCGCTCCTGGTAGTTGAACCAGGGCAGCAGGCCCGCGCCCAGCGCGCACGCGATCGCGCCCGCCCGCCAGTCGCGGCGGAAGAGCCACCGCCACAGCACGTACAGCAGCGCGAAGCAGCCCGTCCACCACAGCAGCGGCGTGCCGAGCGCCAGCACCTCGCGCGCGCACTTGGCCGTCTCCGTGGCCGGGCAGCCGTCGGTGCCGGGCGCGGGGGACTCGTAGAAGTAGGAGACGGGACGGCCCAGGACCAGCCAGCTCCACGGGTTCGACTCGTAGGTGTGGCCCGAGGTCAGGCCCACGTGGAACTTGTAGACCTCCGTCTCGTAGTGCCACAGGCTCCGCAGCCACTCCGGGACGAAGGACCACGAGCTGTGCTGGTCGTTCTTGGCGGCCCAGTCGCGGAAGTAGCCGCCCTTGCCGTTGTCGGGGGAGAGGATCCAGCCGAGCCACGAGAGCAGGTAGACGGAGATCGCCACGGGGACGGTGGAGAGGAAGCCGGGCAGTGCGTCGCGGCGCAGCATCGCCGCGTACGGAGCCCCCGCGCCCGCCGTGCGGCGCGCGGCCACGTCCCACAGGACCATCAGCACGCCGAAGAAGGCCAGCACGATCAGGCCGTTCCACTTCGTGCCGAAGGCCAGGCCCAGGCAGACCCCGGCCAGGAGCCGGTACGGGCGCCAGCCCAGCTTCAGCGTCTCCGCGATCCGGGCGTCCGGCCGGGTCCGCCCCTCCTCGTCCACCGGGAGCGCCGCCGCGAGCCGGGCCCGCACCTTGTCCCGGTCGATCACCAGCGATCCGAAGGCCGCGAGCACGAAGAACATCAGCACCAGGTCGAGCAGGGCGGTCCGGCTCATCACCAGGTGCAGGCCGTCCACGGCCAGCAGGAGGCCGGCCAGGCAGCCCAGGAAGGTGGAGCGGAACAGCCGCCGGCCGATGCGGCACAGCATCAGCACGGACAGGGTGCCGAGCAGCGCGGTCATGAACCGCCAGCCGAACGGGTCGAAGCCGAACATCCACTCGCCCAGCCCGATCACCCATTTGCCGACCGGCGGGTGCACGACGTAGCCCGGGTCCAGCGGGAGGGGGACCCCGTCGGGGTTGGCGAGGATCGACTTGTCGATGTCCTTGGGCCAGCTCGCCTCGTAGCCCTGCTTGACCGTGGCCCAGGCGTCCTTGGCGTAGTACGTCTCGTCGAATATCACCGCCTTCGGGGTGCCCAGGTGGACGAACCGCAGCACCCCGGCGACCACCGCCACCAGCAGCGGCCCGGCCCACGCCAGCACCCGCTCCCAGCGCTCCGCCGCGGCAGGCCCGATCCCGATCTGCGCCCACAGCTGCGCGGACGGCCGCGCGTACGGGGGCACCAGGCGGGTGCGCACGTCCGACTGCCGCTTCGCCCCGGCGGGCGGCACGTAGCCGAAGCCGCGCAGGCGGCGCAGCCAGGCGGACGGCTGGTCGGCGGGGTCCGGGCCGGGCCCGGCCTCGGTGGCGGGCGGGGCCCCCGCAGGGCTGGGCGGCGGCGTCGCGGTACTGGTCACCGGCACATCGTAGGGAACGAGCCTGTGCCAAACCCAGGGGGACGGGAGCGTCGGGGTGTACCGGTGGGGGCGGCTGAGAGGATGGGGCGGTGACCACTGACCAGCCCGGCTCCGCCGAAGCCCCCTCCCCGGCCCCCTCCGACGCACTCGCGGGAGGCGTTCTCGTCCTCGCCGGGACGCCCATCGGCGACCTCGCCGACGCCCCGCCGCGGCTCGCCACCGAGCTGGAGCGGGCCGACGTGATCGCCGCCGAGGACACCCGGCGGCTGCGCAGGCTGACGCAGGGCCTAGGCGTGTACACGACCGGGCGCGTCCTGTCGTACTTCGAGGGCAACGAGTCCGCGCGCACCCCCGAACTGGTCGAGGCCCTGGAGGCCGGCAAGCGCGTCCTGCTGGTCACGGACGCCGGCATGCCCTCGGTCTCCGACCCCGGCTACCGGCTCGTCGCCGCCGCCGTGGAGAAGGACATCAAGGTCACGGCCGTACCCGGGCCCTCCGCCGTGCTCACCGCGCTCGCCCTCTCCGGCCTGCCGGTCGACCGCTTCTGCTTCGAGGGCTTCCTGCCGCGCAAGGCCGGCGAGCGCCTCGGCAAGCTCCGCGAGGTCGCCGCCGAACGCCGCACCCTCGTCTACTTCGAGGCCCCGCACCGGCTCGACGACACCCTGGCCGCCATGGCCGAGGTCTTCGGCGCCGACCGGCGCGCCGCCGTCTGCCGCGAGCTGACCAAGACCTACGAGGAGGTCAAGCGCGGCGGGCTCGGCGAGCTGGCCGCCTGGGCCGCCGAAGGCGTGCGCGGGGAGATCACCGTGGTCGTCGAGGGCGCCCCCGCCGCGGCCCCCGGCGATGTGGACGCCGAGGAGCTGGTGAACCGGGTACGGGTGCGCGAGGAGGCGGGGGAGCGGCGCAAGGAGGCCATCGCGGCGGTCGCCGCCGAGGCCGGGGTACCCAAGCGCGAGGTGTTCGACGCGGTGGTGGCGGCAAAGAACGCGGCACAAAAGTCGCCGTCGGTCGGTAAAGAGCTAACCTGAAAAGCAAAGCTCAGACCGCGCACCGGGCGCTTTGGGCATGACTCGCCCAAGGACCGTCCAACACTAGACAGGGCCTGATGCGCTCCCGCCCGAAGAGGCGTCCACTGGCAATGGCAGCAGTGGAACAAGAGGAGCTGGCATGAGTGAGATCGCCGAACCCCGACCCCTCCCCGTGACGGAGCCCGCTCCCGCCGCCGTACCGACGGTGCACGAGGCGTACTCCTTCGCCTGCATGAAGTGCGGCTACGGCTGGGAGCAGGGGTACGAGATAGAGCACCACACCGACGGCAGGGGCCTGCCGTTCATCGTCTACACGGCCGACGGCGAGCGGGTCCCCTCCCCCCTGTCCAACCCGACCTGCATGAACTGCGGCGGTCACGTGGTGCGGATCATGCGGGAGGGCCAGGTCAAGTCGGTCATCGGCATGCTCGACCAGCTCTACCACCACCACGCGGCCCCCGGGATCGCCGGACCGGTGCCCGCCGGGTACACCGCGAAGCCCCCGAAGCCCCGCAAGGCCGCCCTGCACGAAGGCCCCGGACCGGTCCCCGTGGAACGGCCCGGCCTGATGGCCCGGCTGCTGGGGTTCTTCCGCCGGTCATAAGATCGGCCGTATGAGCCGTAGTACGTCGAACGACGCACCGCCCCCGCTGCCCGAACCGCTCCGGGTGGCGGTCGCCGACTCCCACACCCACCTGGACATGCAGTCCGGCACCGTCGAGGAGGGCCTCGCCAAGGCCGCCTCCGTCGGGGTGACCACCGTCGTCCAGGTGGGCTGCGACGTGAAGGGCTCCCGCTGGGCCGCCGAGACGGCCGCCGCGTACGAGAACGTCCACGCGGCCGTGGCCCTGCACCCCAACGAAGCCCCCCGGATCGTCCACGGGGACCCCGACGGCTGGTCGCGGCAGGGCGCCCGGACGGGCGGCGGCGAGGCCGCGCTCGACGACGCGCTCGCCGAGATCGAGGCCCTGGCGGCCCTCGCACACGTGAAGGCGGTCGGCGAGACCGGACTCGACTACTTCCGGACCGGCCCGGAGGGCATGGCCGCGCAGGAGCGTTCCTTCCGCGCGCACATCGAGATCGCCAAACGGCAGGGCAAGGCCCTGGTCATCCACGACCGCGAGGCGCACGCGGACGTGCTGCGCGTCCTGCGCGAGGAGGGCGCCCCCGAGCGGACCGTCTTCCACTGCTACTCCGGAGACGCGGAGATGGCCCGGGAGTGCGCGGCCGCCGGCTACTACATGTCCTTCGCCGGGACCGTCACCTTCAAGAACGCGGCGCCGCTGCGCGAAGCCCTGGCGGTGGCCCCGCTGGAACTGGTGCTCGTGGAGACGGACGCCCCGTACCTCACCCCGGCCCCGTACCGCGGCCGGCCCAACGCGCCGTACCTCATTCCGCTGACCGTACGGGCCATGGCCGCGGTCCGCGGCATCGACGAGGACGCCATGGCGACGGCACTGGCGGCCAACACGGCCCGCGCCTTCGCCTACTGATCGCCCGATGAGGACGCGGTGAGGACGACCTCACCCGTTCGCCACGTTCCGTAGCCGTCCCGCTTTGTAGCGTGACGACCGCTCCGCTAGGGTGCCGTGCCCGAAGCAGCCGGACGGACCAGTGGAGCGAGCGCGATGAGCGATGTGGCCTGGCCGGCCGGTGGACGCGACCCCTGGGCCGTGGCCCCGGACCCGACCGCGGAGGCGGACACCCGCCCGGACCCGTTCCTCGCCCCGGGCGCGGACCAGGACCTGATGGATCCGTACGCGGACCCGTACCCGGACCCGGGCACGCCGCCCCCCGGCCCGGCCGCGGCGGGGTCCTACGAGGACGGGGCCCGCTACCGGGACCTGGTGGCGACGGCCCCGGGCCCGGCCGCCGCAGCGGGGCCCTACGGGGACGTGGACCAGTACCGGGACCCCGGAGCGCCGGACCCGGACGCCGGACCCGGCCCCTACCGGGACCCGGAGCCCGCGGTGCCGGCGCCCCGGGGCGGTGGGCGGCGGCGGACGGCCGCCGAGCCCGGGGCGGGCCGCCGGGCCCGCGGCAGGGCCCCCGCCCCGGCCGGTCCCGCTCCGGGACCCGCTCCCGAGCCGGAGCCACCCGCCACCGGCCGCCGGCGCCGCACCGCGCCGGCGGCGCCCCCGGACACCGCCCCGGCCGGACCGGTCCCCGCGGGGACCGGACGGCGCCGGAGCGGCGGACTCGGCACGGTGCCCGCGCCGGCCGGCCCCGGCCCCGGCACCGGCCCCGCCCCCGGTCCGAGGCGGCGCAGGAGCGCCGCCCCCGCGCCCCGCGACACCTGGCGGCGCATCGTGCCGCAGGCCCTGGTCGTCGCGTTCCTGGCGGGCGGCACCACCGCCTTCGTGGCCGCCGACAAGGCGGTACGCCTCACCGTCGACGGAGTCCCGCGGACCCTGCACACCTTCGCCGACGACGTCGACGAGCTGCTCGCCGCCGAAGGACTCGGCGTCGGCCCCCACGACCTCGTCGCCCCGGCCGGGGCGGAGGTCCTCGACGACGGGGACGAGATCGTCCTGCGCTACGGCCGCCCGCTGAGCCTGACCCTCGACGGGCAGCGGCGCGAGGTGTGGACCACGGCCCGCACGGTGGACGGCGCACTGCGCCAGTTCGGCATCCGCGCCGAGGGCGCCCACCTCTCCGCACCCCGCACCGCCCCCGTCCCCCGGACCGGCCTGAGCCTCGCCGTCCGCACCGAACGCAGCATCACCTTCATGGCCGACGGCCGCGAGCGGACCATCCGCACCAACGCCGCCACCGTCCAGGAGGCCCTCGACGAAGCCGGGATCACCCTCCACGGCCAGGACGCCACCTCCGTGCCCGCCGACTCCTTCCCGCGCGACGGCCAGACCGTCACCGTGCTCCGCATCACCGGCACCCGCGAGATCCGCGAGGAACGCATCCCGTACGCGACCGAGCGGGTCAAGGACCCCGCCCTCTTCGCCGGAACCGAAGTCGTCGAGCGCTCGGGCCGGCCCGGGGCGCGCAGGGTCACGTACAGCCTGCGTACCGTCAACGGGGTCCGGCAAAAGCCCCGCCGGGTCGCCGAGGAGACCGTCCGCGAGCCCGTCAGCCAGCTCGTCAAGGTCGGCACCAAGCCGCTGCCGACCTCCGTGCAGGGCGCGGACGGCCTCGACTGGGGCGCGCTGGCCCGCTGCGAGTCGGGCGGCCGGCCCGGCGCCACGGACCCCTCGGGAACGTACGGGGGGCTCTACCAGTTCGACGTACAGACCTGGCAGGCCCTCGGCGGCAGCGGCCGCCCGCAGGACGCTCCGGGCCCGGAACAGACGTACCGGGCGAAGAAGCTGTACGTCCAGCGGGGGGCGAGTCCCTGGCCACACTGCGGCCGTACCCTTTATCGGTGAGCACCGCAGAGCAGCAGCCCGAAAGCACCGTGCCGGAGACCTCCGCGCCCGAGACCTCCGCGCCCGAGACGTCCGCGCCCGAGACCTCCGCCCTCCTCGGCGCGGCCGACATCCGGGAGCTGGCCGCCGTACTCGGCGTACGGCCGACGAAGCAGAAGGGCCAGAACTTCGTCATCGACGCCAACACCGTGCGCCGCATCGTGCGCACGGCCGAGGTCCGGCCGGACGACGTGGTCGTCGAGGTCGGGCCCGGGCTGGGCTCGCTGACGCTCGCGCTGCTGGAGGCCGCCGACCGGGTCGTCGCCGTCGAGATCGACGACATCCTGGCCGCCGCGCTGCCCGCCACCATCGAGGCGCGGATGCCGCAGCGCAAGGACCGCTTCGCGCTGGTCCACTCCGACGCGATGCTGGTCAAGGAGCTGCCCGGCCCGCCGCCGACCGCGCTCGTCGCGAACCTGCCCTACAACGTCGCCGTGCCGGTCCTGCTCACCATGCTCGACCGCTTCCCGAGCATCGAGCGGACCCTGGTCATGGTGCAGGCCGAGGTCGCCGACCGGCTGGCCGCCGAGCCCGGCAACAAGGTGTACGGGGTCCCCTCGGTCAAGGCCAACTGGTACGCGGACGTCAAGCGGGCCGGCGCCATCGGCCGCAAGGTCTTCTGGCCCGCCCCGAACGTCGACTCCGGACTCGTCTCCCTGGTCCGCCGGGCGGAGCCGGTCAAGACCACCGCGACCAAGGCCGAGGTCTTCGCGGTCGTCGACGCGGCCTTCGCGCAGCGCCGCAAGACGCTGCGCGCGGCGCTGTCCGGCTGGGCCGGGTCCGCGGCCGGTGCCGAAGCGGCGCTCGTCGCCGCGGGTGTCTCCCCGCAGGCCCGCGGCGAGTCCCTCACCGTCGAGGAGTTCGCGGCGATCGCCGAGCACAAGCCCGCCGCGGAGAGGCCCGCGCTGTGAGCGACGCGGTCACCGTACGGGTCCCCGCCAAGGTCAACGTCCAGCTGGCGGTGGGCGCTGCCCGGCCGGACGGCTTCCACGACCTGGCCAACGTCTTCCTCGCGGTCTCCCTCTACGACGAGGTCACCGCGACCCCGGCCGACGAGCTGACCGTGACGTGCGCGGGGCCGGACGCGGACAAGGTCCCGCTGGACCGCACCAACCTCGCGGCCCGGGCGGCGGAGATCCTGGCGGAGCGGGCCGGTCTGAGCCCGGACGTCCACCTCCACATCGAGAAGCGGATCCCGGTGGCGGGCGGCATGGCCGGCGGCAGCGCCGACGGGGCCGCCGCGCTGCTGGCCTGCGACGCCCTCTGGGGTCTGAAGACCCCGGCCGAGGAACTCCTGGCCATCTGCGCGGAGCTGGGCAGCGACGTGCCGTTCAGCCTGGTCGGCGGGGCGGCGCTGGGCACCGGGCGCGGGGAGATCCTGACCCCGGTCCCGGCCGGCACCTTCCACTGGGTGTTCGCGGTGGCCGACGGCGGCCTCTCCACCCCGGCGGTGTTCCGCGAGTTCGACCGGCTCACCGCCGGTACGGAGGTCCCCGTCCCGCAGGCCTCCCCGGCCCTCCTCGCGGCCCTGGCCTCCGGTGACCCGGACGCGCTGGCCGCCACCCTGGCGAACGGGCTCCAGCCCGCGGCCCTCTCGCTGCGGCCGTCGCTCGCGGACACCCTCGCGGCGGGTACCGAGGCCGGGGCCCTGGCGGCGCTGGTGTCCGGCTCCGGCCCCACGACGGCCTTCCTGGTCCGCGACGCGGAGTCTGCGACGAAGGTCGCAGCCGCCCTGGCCGCCTCCGGCACCTGCCGCAGCACCCACGTGGCCACCAGCCCGGCCCCGGGCGCGACCCTCCTCTGACCGGAGGCTTGCGGCCCGGCTCCCGGGGTGCTGACGGGCCCGGTCCGCCCGGCGGGCGAGCTGCGTCGGGCCGCTGCGCGGGGCGGAGTCCCCTACCCGCCCTTCCCCCGTTCCCCGGGCTCCGCCCGGACCCGTGCCGCGTGCGGCGCCGTTCCCGGGGGCCGGCCCCCGGACCCCCGCTCCTCAAACGCCGGAGGGGCTGGTTTTGGCCTGGCGTCAGCCTGTACGTGCACACAGTGCGCGCTGGCCGGGGCTGGATTGCCCGCAGGGCAATTCCAGCCCCGCCGGCGTTTGAGGCGCGGGGTCTGGGGCGGAGCCCCAGGGGGTCTGGGCGCAGCCCGGGGAACGGGCGAAGGGCGGGTAGGGGAACTCCGCCCCGCGTAGCGGCACC is a window encoding:
- the rsmI gene encoding 16S rRNA (cytidine(1402)-2'-O)-methyltransferase → MTTDQPGSAEAPSPAPSDALAGGVLVLAGTPIGDLADAPPRLATELERADVIAAEDTRRLRRLTQGLGVYTTGRVLSYFEGNESARTPELVEALEAGKRVLLVTDAGMPSVSDPGYRLVAAAVEKDIKVTAVPGPSAVLTALALSGLPVDRFCFEGFLPRKAGERLGKLREVAAERRTLVYFEAPHRLDDTLAAMAEVFGADRRAAVCRELTKTYEEVKRGGLGELAAWAAEGVRGEITVVVEGAPAAAPGDVDAEELVNRVRVREEAGERRKEAIAAVAAEAGVPKREVFDAVVAAKNAAQKSPSVGKELT
- a CDS encoding ubiquitin-like domain-containing protein; translated protein: MPAPAGPGPGTGPAPGPRRRRSAAPAPRDTWRRIVPQALVVAFLAGGTTAFVAADKAVRLTVDGVPRTLHTFADDVDELLAAEGLGVGPHDLVAPAGAEVLDDGDEIVLRYGRPLSLTLDGQRREVWTTARTVDGALRQFGIRAEGAHLSAPRTAPVPRTGLSLAVRTERSITFMADGRERTIRTNAATVQEALDEAGITLHGQDATSVPADSFPRDGQTVTVLRITGTREIREERIPYATERVKDPALFAGTEVVERSGRPGARRVTYSLRTVNGVRQKPRRVAEETVREPVSQLVKVGTKPLPTSVQGADGLDWGALARCESGGRPGATDPSGTYGGLYQFDVQTWQALGGSGRPQDAPGPEQTYRAKKLYVQRGASPWPHCGRTLYR
- the rsmA gene encoding 16S rRNA (adenine(1518)-N(6)/adenine(1519)-N(6))-dimethyltransferase RsmA, whose protein sequence is MPETSAPETSAPETSAPETSALLGAADIRELAAVLGVRPTKQKGQNFVIDANTVRRIVRTAEVRPDDVVVEVGPGLGSLTLALLEAADRVVAVEIDDILAAALPATIEARMPQRKDRFALVHSDAMLVKELPGPPPTALVANLPYNVAVPVLLTMLDRFPSIERTLVMVQAEVADRLAAEPGNKVYGVPSVKANWYADVKRAGAIGRKVFWPAPNVDSGLVSLVRRAEPVKTTATKAEVFAVVDAAFAQRRKTLRAALSGWAGSAAGAEAALVAAGVSPQARGESLTVEEFAAIAEHKPAAERPAL
- a CDS encoding TatD family hydrolase produces the protein MSRSTSNDAPPPLPEPLRVAVADSHTHLDMQSGTVEEGLAKAASVGVTTVVQVGCDVKGSRWAAETAAAYENVHAAVALHPNEAPRIVHGDPDGWSRQGARTGGGEAALDDALAEIEALAALAHVKAVGETGLDYFRTGPEGMAAQERSFRAHIEIAKRQGKALVIHDREAHADVLRVLREEGAPERTVFHCYSGDAEMARECAAAGYYMSFAGTVTFKNAAPLREALAVAPLELVLVETDAPYLTPAPYRGRPNAPYLIPLTVRAMAAVRGIDEDAMATALAANTARAFAY
- a CDS encoding dolichyl-phosphate-mannose--protein mannosyltransferase yields the protein MRRLRGFGYVPPAGAKRQSDVRTRLVPPYARPSAQLWAQIGIGPAAAERWERVLAWAGPLLVAVVAGVLRFVHLGTPKAVIFDETYYAKDAWATVKQGYEASWPKDIDKSILANPDGVPLPLDPGYVVHPPVGKWVIGLGEWMFGFDPFGWRFMTALLGTLSVLMLCRIGRRLFRSTFLGCLAGLLLAVDGLHLVMSRTALLDLVLMFFVLAAFGSLVIDRDKVRARLAAALPVDEEGRTRPDARIAETLKLGWRPYRLLAGVCLGLAFGTKWNGLIVLAFFGVLMVLWDVAARRTAGAGAPYAAMLRRDALPGFLSTVPVAISVYLLSWLGWILSPDNGKGGYFRDWAAKNDQHSSWSFVPEWLRSLWHYETEVYKFHVGLTSGHTYESNPWSWLVLGRPVSYFYESPAPGTDGCPATETAKCAREVLALGTPLLWWTGCFALLYVLWRWLFRRDWRAGAIACALGAGLLPWFNYQERTIFFFYAVVFVPYLCLAVAMMIGALLGPAGSSERRRALGSVAAGVLVLLIVWNFIYFWPIYTGQSIPMDSWQNRMWLDTWV
- a CDS encoding 4-(cytidine 5'-diphospho)-2-C-methyl-D-erythritol kinase; its protein translation is MSDAVTVRVPAKVNVQLAVGAARPDGFHDLANVFLAVSLYDEVTATPADELTVTCAGPDADKVPLDRTNLAARAAEILAERAGLSPDVHLHIEKRIPVAGGMAGGSADGAAALLACDALWGLKTPAEELLAICAELGSDVPFSLVGGAALGTGRGEILTPVPAGTFHWVFAVADGGLSTPAVFREFDRLTAGTEVPVPQASPALLAALASGDPDALAATLANGLQPAALSLRPSLADTLAAGTEAGALAALVSGSGPTTAFLVRDAESATKVAAALAASGTCRSTHVATSPAPGATLL